In a single window of the Littorina saxatilis isolate snail1 linkage group LG3, US_GU_Lsax_2.0, whole genome shotgun sequence genome:
- the LOC138963141 gene encoding uncharacterized protein isoform X2: MADREGQVTMADTQVKSLVSEQYLDGWTYDDEDSDEGVSLTSQQSASNQQTKPGSHSKRQHSEVDKASGDSKSVEKKFCMSMVSKSKDTSKSLSVNTGGQPPPSSGKISMSLGASSASKKIAMNVGPSAVKAKAVPIKMNLASQSKTKDTSNKAPSVKQSSAVAHAFGSDSDERDTHSCGSQLLRKRSSWVLRPSENHRARVADEE, from the exons ATGGCAGACAGGG AAGGTCAGGTGACAATGGCGGACACACAGGTGAAGTCTCTGGTATCAGAACAGTACCTGGATGGCTGGACGTATGATGACGAAGACAGCGACGAAGGAGTATCTCTCACAAGTCAACAATCAGCGAGTAATCAGCAG ACAAAACCTGGTTCTCACAGCAAGCGACAGCACTCTGAAGTGGACAAGGCGAGTGGTGACAGTAAGTCAGTAGAGAAGAAATTCTGCATGTCAATGGTCAGCAAAAGCAAGGATACGTCAAAGTCATTGTCGGTCAACACAGGCGGACAACCTCCACCATCTTCTGGGAAAATCAGCATGAGTCTTGGTGCCTCTTCCGCAAGTAAGAAGATTGCTATGAACGTGGGCCCATCAGCGGTGAAGGCAAAGGCTGTCCCTATCAAAATGAATTTGGCGTCTCAG AGTAAAACGAAAGACACCAGCAATAAAGCCCCGTCAGTGAAGCAGAGCTCGGCTGTGGCCCATGCCTTTGGATCAGACAGTGATGAG AGAGACACCCACAGCTGCGGGTCCCAACTCCTTCGGAAAAGGTCGTCTTGGGTTTTGCGACCGTCAGAAAATCATCGAGCGAGAGTTGCAGACGAAGAATGA
- the LOC138963141 gene encoding PEST proteolytic signal-containing nuclear protein-like isoform X1, translating to MADREGQVTMADTQVKSLVSEQYLDGWTYDDEDSDEGVSLTSQQSASNQQTKPGSHSKRQHSEVDKASGDSKSVEKKFCMSMVSKSKDTSKSLSVNTGGQPPPSSGKISMSLGASSASKKIAMNVGPSAVKAKAVPIKMNLASQSKTKDTSNKAPSVKQSSAVAHAFGSDSDESEEEMPAEARMRMRNIGRETPTAAGPNSFGKGRLGFCDRQKIIERELQTKNDG from the exons ATGGCAGACAGGG AAGGTCAGGTGACAATGGCGGACACACAGGTGAAGTCTCTGGTATCAGAACAGTACCTGGATGGCTGGACGTATGATGACGAAGACAGCGACGAAGGAGTATCTCTCACAAGTCAACAATCAGCGAGTAATCAGCAG ACAAAACCTGGTTCTCACAGCAAGCGACAGCACTCTGAAGTGGACAAGGCGAGTGGTGACAGTAAGTCAGTAGAGAAGAAATTCTGCATGTCAATGGTCAGCAAAAGCAAGGATACGTCAAAGTCATTGTCGGTCAACACAGGCGGACAACCTCCACCATCTTCTGGGAAAATCAGCATGAGTCTTGGTGCCTCTTCCGCAAGTAAGAAGATTGCTATGAACGTGGGCCCATCAGCGGTGAAGGCAAAGGCTGTCCCTATCAAAATGAATTTGGCGTCTCAG AGTAAAACGAAAGACACCAGCAATAAAGCCCCGTCAGTGAAGCAGAGCTCGGCTGTGGCCCATGCCTTTGGATCAGACAGTGATGAG AGTGAAGAAGAGATGCCAGCTGAGGCACGGATGCGCATGCGGAATATTGGAAG AGAGACACCCACAGCTGCGGGTCCCAACTCCTTCGGAAAAGGTCGTCTTGGGTTTTGCGACCGTCAGAAAATCATCGAGCGAGAGTTGCAGACGAAGAATGATGGATGA
- the LOC138963140 gene encoding beta-1,4-N-acetylgalactosaminyltransferase bre-4-like: MGPHHSTRIFNTTTTAYNAPSSLSCFLWNRLMVPARRTLRFIAVFVLLLCAAESLLSIAVYLGYNGGTYLQRVNVHKNGSLSFAEFRRVVARPRDVGDDDIRTLVGHRGDDVVGGFDDVRTSTPRRVEDREKLPPCPLVPPGLEGLVKLNLKPPPSFGDLENQFSMLQPGGRYQPPDCRPKQKLAIIIPYRERRVHLKMFLRNMHPLLQRQQLDYTVFVVELEQGIDFNRALLFNIGFKEAMKLNNYTCFIFHDVDLLPEDDRNLYRCSDLPRHMSVAVDRMKYKLPYNQIFGGVTAIPRELFEAVNGFSNMYFGWGGEDDDMFRRIRSRGLNIVRFTADVARYKSMGHAKAEKNPIRLKLLHQGPKRFPTDGLNSLNYTLLSQQLKRLYTWVYVSVDQKAILAAADFNPTEPQIKRKKPLIS, from the exons ATGGGACCACATCACTCTACCAGAATCTTCAACACAACCACCACCGCTTACAACGCACCTTCAAGCCTCTCCTGCTTTCTCTGGAACCGCCTGATGGTGCCAGCCAGAAGGACGTTACGCTTCATTGCCGTTTTTGTCCTCCTTTTGTGCGCGGCAGAATCGCTGCTGTCCATAGCCGTGTATCTAGGCTACAACGGAGGGACCTATCTTCAGCGTGTGAACGTACACAAGAATGGTAGTCTCAGCTTCGCCGAGTTTCGGCGAGTGGTGGCCAGGCCGCGTGACGTCGGTGATGATGACATCAGGACTTTAGTAGGGCACCGTGGTGATGACGTAGTTGGTggttttgatgacgtcagaacGTCTACGCCGCGAAGGGTGGAGGACCGTGAAAAGCTGCCTCCCTGTCCATTGGTACCGCCAGGACTAG AGGGCTTGGTGAAATTGAACCTGAAGCCTCCCCCATCGTTCGGTGACCTGGAGAATCAGTTCTCCATGCTACAACCAGGGGGGAGGTACCAGCCTCCGGACTGCCGTCCCAAACAGAAGCTAGCCATCATCATACCTTACAGGGAACGCCGTGTTCACCTCAAAATGTTCCTCCGCAATATGCACCCACTCCTTCAGAGGCAGCAGCTGGACTATACCGTTTTTGTTGTAGAATTG GAACAAGGAATCGATTTCAACCGAGCCTTGCTGTTCAACATCGGTTTCAAAGAAGCTATGAAGCTGAACAACTATACATGCTTCATCTTTCATGATGTTGATCTCCTGCCCGAGGATGACCGAAACCTCTACAGGTGTTCTGATTTGCCGAGACACATGTCTGTTGCAGTGGACAGGATGAAGTACAA ACTTCCGTACAACCAGATATTTGGCGGTGTGACTGCAATACCACGGGAACTGTTTGAGGCAGTGAACGGCTTTTCCAACATGTACTTTGGCTGGGGTGGCGAAGATGATGACATGTTTCGTCG AATACGCAGTCGAGGTCTGAACATCGTGCGGTTCACAGCGGACGTTGCACGGTACAAGTCCATGGGCCACGCCAAGGCTGAGAAAAACCCCATCAG GCTCAAGCTACTGCACCAGGGACCCAAGCGATTTCCGACGGACGGGTTGAACAGCCTGAACTACACTCTGTTATCGCAACAGCTGAAGAGGCTGTACACGTGGGTATATGTCTCTGTCGACCAGAAAGCCATTTTAGCG GCTGCAGACTTCAATCCAACTGAACCACAGATAAAAAGGAAGAAACCATTGATATCATGA